GTCCACTGCAGAAAGGTCCAGCTCCTATGCCAATGGTGGGGATTCGAAGGGCTGATGTTGTTGCAGCAGCCACAGGTGCAGGCACACATTCAAGAACAACAGCAAAACACCCAGCTTCCTGTAAAGCCATTGCAGTCTCCACAACCTGCTCAAATCAAACCAATTCAACATAGATTTTAGAGAGAGATCTTGACAGCACCTAacgatatattttttttgaatccTAAATCCCCCAAGAATACAAATGGAAAGAGAAGGACCTTGACAGCACTAGCAATATTTTTCCCTTGAGGCCTAAATCCCCCAAGAACACTTATGGCCTGAGGGGTAAGTCCTACATGACCCATTACAGCAATTCCAGCCTCGACAATGGATTTTGCTGCTGTAATTCTTGAAGGTGATCCTCCTTCCAATTTAATGGCATCCATTGCGCCTTCCTTCAAGATCCTGACAGCTGAATCAACTGCCTGCTCATAATTAAAACTGTGAGATAACCAACCATTAAACTTTTACACCCAAACTCAACCAATTTGGTATCCAAATATcctcttatcaaaaaaattcaacaGTGAGAACAAACTACATTGTTTAACttcaaaagcatttaaaaaaaaaaaaaaagaaaaaaaaaaaagaagaaaaacctacAAAGCAAACATGCcaagaatattttgtaaatggAGGTACACATGTGAAAGAGGGTCACTTCAATTGCCTTCAACTCTCTAGACCCGAAAACCAAATGATTCATCCATAAAACCCCAATGAACATAGACATTGGTTGGAAACAGGGTCTCAAACAGAGATTCAAATCCAAAGAGCTTAGAGGTCAGTTCAGTTCCAATTCTGGCATTTGGATATGTATGCAGCAGATTTCTTCTTGGTCACACCATAATCAAATATCGACAGATTTcccaaaaaaacataaatttcatGTGCCTTTCATCACATTCACACACTTCGTTATGGTTTACAAAAGGGAAATTTCAGGAGTCCAGATTAAACCAGAAGCAATCCAAAATTTTCAGCAACTATAAGCAAAAGAAAAGATTAGAGCAGCCGCTTTTACCTGAATTTTTGTCATAGCTCGGATTCTAGGCTCATCTAAACCCAAATTTGTACCAAATTTTAGCCAATATCCATTAAATTTAAACACCATGATCacccaaaaaatggaaaaaaaaaaaaaaaaaaaaaaaaaaaaaaacctatgaaGAACAATAGCTTCAGTTTCATGTGCAGAATTCATCAATACCTGATTTGAACTAGACTCATATGTCCCAAATGGAAGATCACCGACGAGAAGCGGCCTCTTGGCGCCGCGAGCGACGGCGCGGCAATGGACGAGCATTTCTTCGAGAGAGATAGGGAGGGTGGTGTCGTGGCCGTGGACGACCATGGAAGCGGAGTCACCCACGAGGCAAATATCGATGCCGGCCAAGTCGAGATGGACCGCCGACGGGTAGTCGTAGGCTGTGACCATGGTGAAGGGCTCGCCCCTCCTGTGCTTCTGCCTCAGGTGGGTCAGTGTCACTCTCTGGTTAGGGTTTTGCGGCTTCGGTCCGCCGTATACAGCGTTTTCCGGCAAGTTGCTCAGCCATTTGAGGTGGGTGTGTAGAGAGAATGGCTTGCTTACCGAGGTCAAGGACTTCTTTAGAGTTCTCGCGACAAGCATTTTCTCAGGTAGAGATCGGATGCGGCAGTTCGTTGCGGTGCCGCCGACTGTAAGTTCAATTCCTCGAGGCAGAGAGGCTGAGGCGAGAAGTATTTAGAGGAGAAAGTTGTGGAGGCGGCATGTGGCTGCGCCACCTACCGCAAGTGGAACGGACGAGAAAGTGGTGGTGGCGGAATGTGGCTGCTCTACCTACTGCAAGTAAAACGCGGCGGCGTTGtcgtttttaataatataatccGAGGAATTGCCATCATCACATTCACGCCTTCGAAAAGATCTTTCCATCAAGTTTTTCCttttatggaaaatttgaaCCTTTTCttagtttgaaaatttccttttatcTTATATATACGGTCCaagctttcttttctcttttatcttattaattaattaattaattaatttgtaatttatattattttacaacataaatcaaatcaaactcgacacaaataataattatattaaaaatataaactcaaatattatttaattattaaataaataatatatagtataacccatttaataataatgtttcatatttaataatcaaattgagtTTAAGTCTTGCATATATCGATATGATTAttgtttcaataaaatatattcgTTAACTCAATtgtcctatttatttaaaaagagtcaaatatgaattaaataatttaaagatacaATCAacgaaattattaaattgattaattctaatcaaatttgtATTACCCAGATTAGTTTAAGAACtaaaattatgtatttattaagcaaattatatatatatatatatatatatatttgatttaaatttatttatattaaattcaagcttgtgaaaaatgtattaaattcaAGTTATATTGATGAATCATACCaaactttatcatttttgtAGAAACCCGAATGAGAAATATAATTCAACTATTCT
The sequence above is drawn from the Vitis riparia cultivar Riparia Gloire de Montpellier isolate 1030 chromosome 15, EGFV_Vit.rip_1.0, whole genome shotgun sequence genome and encodes:
- the LOC117932785 gene encoding 3-methyl-2-oxobutanoate hydroxymethyltransferase 1, mitochondrial, which produces MLVARTLKKSLTSVSKPFSLHTHLKWLSNLPENAVYGGPKPQNPNQRVTLTHLRQKHRRGEPFTMVTAYDYPSAVHLDLAGIDICLVGDSASMVVHGHDTTLPISLEEMLVHCRAVARGAKRPLLVGDLPFGTYESSSNQAVDSAVRILKEGAMDAIKLEGGSPSRITAAKSIVEAGIAVMGHVGLTPQAISVLGGFRPQGKNIASAVKVVETAMALQEAGCFAVVLECVPAPVAAATTSALRIPTIGIGAGPFCSGQVLVYHDLLGMMQHPHHAKVTPKFCKRYGQVGEVINKALLEYKEEVTNGSFPGPAHSPYKICSAEVDGFLNELQKLGLDKAASAAAEAAEKIETSESLEGKSPKSD